The Littorina saxatilis isolate snail1 linkage group LG15, US_GU_Lsax_2.0, whole genome shotgun sequence genome contains a region encoding:
- the LOC138948845 gene encoding uncharacterized protein, whose protein sequence is MAIKTSTPFTSCLLSAVVAVLLVHSNSALEPHEVSEIIEESESIGMCADDPTRADLCSACAELPLDMSLPLEKCCTNPDAILICKRCVFDPVTCFAELTKLRNAFDGSDYFNDIDDATDDDSDNYDVIPDDGSDDDDDVVESPELTKRYGTLFLGKRPASVVGSRADVILPPEDDVIDTQKRWGTLGLGRSNYGRLSRRYHWSPRTRNGKRRGSLSLGKRWGTLGIGKRWGSLGIGKRYGSLGIGNGKRWGSLGIGKRWGSLGIGNGKRWGSLGIGKRWGSLGLGGWKRLGAYKRQNDVDSGRQGKRWGTLGIGKQDGHDLDDDEWMEEADKRGALLDEEDGILENSPSMAKRWGSLGLGAWRKRWGQFGFGKRWGSLGIGKRQDETTSYYDDDDDFTSSPTDEYQKRWGTLSMGKRVAPIDDSSVSSPDKRWGSLGIGKRWGNLGGFKGLGSYRGKRSVNKRLRLSSFLRLLFKKYLRSRQVARIKRLGTYGLSQEWNSPESELSSAELPTSDDVSEEKRWGSLSLGKKRGEESQKTDDDDLGEDSLESAEDKRWGSLGIGKKWGSLGIGKKWGSLGIGKKWGSLGIGKKWGSLGIGKKWGSLGIGKKWGSLGIGKKWGSLGLNGKRDADTGDVQEKRWGSLSLGKRDGSESETSELDSTDSSDIAEDKRWGSLGIGKKWGSLGIGKKWGSLGIGKKWGSLGIGKKWGSLGLNGKRAEESGSEDSTEDKRWGSLSLEKREKSDDAAGDAERNAGSTENTEAKRWGSLGIGKKWGTLGLNGKRAADTSSEDNAEEKRWGSIGIAGKRDDSQTAAASEKH, encoded by the coding sequence ATGGCGATTAAGACTTCCACTCCCTTTACTTCTTGCCTCCTTTCAGCGGTAGTGGCCGTTCTCCTCGTCCACTCCAACTCCGCCCTTGAACCCCATGAGGTGTCCGAAATCATTGAAGAATCTGAGAGCATCGGTATGTGCGCTGATGACCCTACTCGTGCAGATTTGTGCAGTGCATGCGCCGAACTGCCGCTGGACATGTCACTTCCGCTCGAGAAATGCTGCACAAATCCTGACGCTATCCTGATCTGCAAGCGCTGTGTCTTCGATCCCGTCACCTGCTTCGCGGAGCTTACCAAACTCCGCAACGCTTTCGACGGCTCGGACTACTTTAACGACATCGATGACGCCACTGATGATGATTCAGACAACTATGACGTCATCCCTGATGACggcagtgatgatgatgatgacgtggTTGAATCCCCGGAGCTGACAAAGCGTTACGGAACACTCTTTCTCGGCAAACGGCCGGCTTCGGTTGTTGGGAGCAGAGCTGACGTCATACTCCCACCAGAAGATGACGTCATTGACACGCAGAAGCGGTGGGGCACCCTGGGTCTGGGGCGCAGCAACTACGGGCGTTTGTCGAGACGCTATCACTGGAGCCCTAGGACACGGAACGGCAAGCGCAGGGGCTCCCTAAGCTTAGGGAAGAGATGGGGCACTTTGGGGATAGGGAAACGATGGGGTTCGCTTGGAATAGGGAAACGATATGGTTCGCTCGGTATAGGAAATGGAAAAAGATGGGGCTCTCTGGGAATTGGAAAAAGGTGGGGGTCTCTGGGAATTGGAAACGGGAAAAGGTGGGGGTCTCTGGGAATTGGCAAGAGGTGGGGCTCCCTCGGTCTCGGCGGCTGGAAACGCTTGGGAGCCTACAAGCGTCAGAACGACGTCGATTCGGGCAGGCAGGGCAAACGCTGGGGAACCTTAGGCATCGGGAAACAAGATGGACACGACTTGGATGACGATGAGTGGATGGAGGAAGCAGACAAACGCGGGGCTTTACTGGATGAGGAGGACGGGATCCTTGAGAATTCCCCCAGCATGGCTAAGAGATGGGGGTCACTAGGGCTGGGCGCCTGGCGAAAGCGCTGGGGGCAGTTTGGGTTCGGAAAACGCTGGGGCTCCCTCGGTATCGGCAAGCGCCAGGACGAGACGACGTCAtactacgacgacgacgacgactttACGTCATCACCAACCGACGAGTACCAAAAGCGTTGGGGAACGCTGAGCATGGGCAAGCGAGTGGCTCCCATCGACGATTCGTCAGTCTCCTCGCCCGACAAACGCTGGGGTTCTCTGGGCATCGGAAAGCGCTGGGGAAACCTGGGAGGGTTCAAAGGACTGGGCTCGTACAGGGGAAAGCGGTCTGTGAATAAAAGGCTTCGCCTCTCCAGCTTCCTAAGGCTGCTGTTCAAAAAGTATCTCCGCTCTCGACAGGTGGCTAGAATCAAACGCCTGGGAACGTACGGGCTGAGCCAGGAATGGAACAGTCCGGAGTCCGAGCTTAGTTCTGCGGAACTCCCCACCTCCGATGACGTGTCTGAAGAAAAACGATGGGGAAGTCTTTCCTTGGGGAAGAAGAGGGGGGAAGAATCACAAAAGACTGACGATGACGATTTGGGTGAGGACAGCCTGGAGAGCGCAGAAGACAAGAGATGGGGCTCATTGGGCATTGGCAAGAAGTGGGGTTCTTTGGGCATTGGCAAGAAGTGGGGTTCTTTGGGCATTGGCAAGAAGTGGGGTTCTTTGGGCATTGGCAAGAAGTGGGGTTCTTTGGGCATTGGCAAGAAATGGGGTTCCTTGGGCATTGGAAAGAAGTGGGGTTCCCTGGGCATTGGCAAGAAATGGGGTTCCTTGGGTTTAAATGGTAAAAGAGATGCAGACACAGGAGACGTGCAAGAAAAGCGATGGGGGAGTCTGTCCCTGGGAAAAAGAGACGGATCAGAATCTGAGACTAGCGAATTAGATAGCACAGACAGCAGTGATATTGCAGAGGACAAGAGATGGGGTTCCCTGGGCATTGGCAAAAAGTGGGGTTCTTTGGGCATTGGCAAAAAGTGGGGTTCTTTGGGCATTGGCAAAAAGTGGGGTTCTTTGGGCATCGGCAAAAAATGGGGTTCGTTGGGTTTAAATGGCAAAAGAGCGGAGGAGAGTGGGAGTGAAGACAGCACAGAAGATAAGCGATGGGGGAGTCTGTCCCTtgagaaaagagaaaaatcaGACGACGCGGCGGGCGACGCAGAAAGAAATGCAGGCAGCACTGAAAATACGGAAGCTAAAAGGTGGGGCTCTTTGGGCATTGGTAAGAAATGGGGCACCCTGGGTTTGAATGGTAAACGAGCGGCAGACACAAGTAGCGAAGACAACGCAGAAGAAAAGCGCTGGGGAAGTATCGGAATTGCAGGAAAGCGCGATGACTCACAGACCGCCGCAGCCTCGGAAAAGCATTAG